One genomic region from Agelaius phoeniceus isolate bAgePho1 chromosome 25, bAgePho1.hap1, whole genome shotgun sequence encodes:
- the PLEKHA6 gene encoding pleckstrin homology domain-containing family A member 6 isoform X2, translating into MSSKAGSKRPATVPSEPPNHAMVAEVPPERPGGRAPRSSRKGIAFGKRSNSMKRNPNAAVTKSGWLYKQASSGVKQWNKRWFVLVDRCLFYYKDEKEENILGSIPLLSFRVAAVQPSDNISRKHTFKVTVCWVEELPAGNGQSLSPPQAEHAGIRTYFFSAENTEEQESWIQAMGEAARVQIPPSQRHEKPDSENIPPSKHHHHHHCNAAHREHPKAEPDTKTRGEGDGRGSEKMERKPSERADGKKDPLAKTNGLVGQEPPSEPGSPYPEGPRGPASAERPAQPNGWPYPSPSRPGSTTFPPAGDGDSGAQRRGVTPRSHPEKVAQRKSSMTQLQQWVNSRRATAPTEELRSPTRFYPVSRRVPDYYSPYSPQYPEEYQYYPPGVRPDSICSMPAFDRVSPPWALEDKRRSFRNGGPFHPAFGRQDVPLWLPAPSRPPSYLDEVDAASGSLRRMSLQPRSRSVPRSPSQGSYGRARVYSPVRSPSARFERLPPRGDEIYADPATFVMRRSISSPKYDYLGDRRPVPAGMYPYHFPASPTIHDKMDELLDLQLQRNLEYLDQQMSESETLITMVNRMVETSSPRAQLYMQVTPFPEPYRDTLHPYKISEQDTDKLLGKLCEQNKVLREQERLVQQLRAEKESLESALMGTHQELEMFGSQPAYPEKLLHKKESLQNQLINIRVELSQASTALANSTAEYESLESEVSTLHDDLWEQLNLDIQNEMLNRQIQREIWRIQDVMEGLRKNNPSRGTDTAKHRVALGPSGTYSSNSPASPLSSASLTSPLSPFSLISGSQGSPTKPGPGEEPGPPRPPLPKSYVPLESPPAVPPLPSESRLWPYPASPSWHQGEAKRGQPKPGLEQSKKEPPRPSPPGPTPEGLPQTRPEHDGDKQAALNKVGIVPPRTKSPAEEEAAPRRNGLANGLSSRERPKSAVFATETKVKMSVEEQIDRMKRHQSGSMKEKRRSLQLPGPQPLPGPQPEPPGTKTPSSYKVRRHRSIHEVDISDLEAALRSDEPDKVYETPQEEIARLRKMELEPQHYDVDIHKELSTPDKVLIPERYVELEPESPLSPEEMKEKQKKVERIKTLIAKSSLQNVIPLAEGEVDTPQDPEVQLQEQEKRIEISCALAAEASRRGRMLSAQCATPSPPTSPASPTPPTNPLSSEPPRADSSHLMRV; encoded by the exons ATGTCCAGCAAGGCGGGCAGCAAGCGGCCGGCCACCGTCCCCAGCGAGCCCCCCAACCACGCCATGGTGGCTGAGGTGCCCCCGGAGCGCCCCGGAGGCCGG GCTCCGCGCTCATCCCGCAAGGGCATCGCCTTCGGGAAGCGCTCCAACTCCATGAAGAGGAACCCCAACGCCGCTGTCACCAAGAGCGGGTGGCTCTACAAGCAG GCCAGCTCGGGGGTGAAGCAGTGGAACAAGCGCTGGTTTGTGCTGGTGGATCGCTGCCTCTTCTACTACAAAG ACGAGAAGGAGGAGAACATCCTgggcagcatccccctgctcaGCTTCCGCGTGGCCGCCGTGCAGCCCTCGGACAACATCAGCAGGAAGCACACGTTCAAG GTGACGGTGTGCTGGGTGGAGGAGCTGCCGGCGGGTAACGGGCAGTCCCTGTCTCCTCCCCAGGCCGAGCACGCCGGGATCCGCACCTACTTCTTCAGTGCTGAGAACACGGAGGAGCAGGAGTCCTGGATCCAGGCCATGGGCGAGGCCGCCCGCGTGCAGATCCCGCCGAGCCAGAG GCACGAGAAGCCAGACTCAGAGAACATCCCCCCCagcaaacaccaccaccaccaccactgcaACGCCGCCCACCGCGAGCACCCCAAGGCTGAACCCGACACCAAGACCCGTGGCGAGGGCGACGGCCGTGGCTCGGAGAAGATGGAGCGGAAGCCGTCGGAGCGGGCGGACGGCAAGAAGGATCCTCTGGCCAAAACCAATGGCCTGGTTGGGCAAGAGCCGCCCTCGGAGCCGGGCAGTCCCTACCCCGAGGGGCCGCGGGGGCCGGCGAGCGCCGAGCGGCCGGCACAGCCCAACGGGTGGCCGTACCCCTCGCCCAGCCGGCCCGGCAGCACCACCTTCCCCCCGGCGGGTGACGGTGACAGCGGGGCCCAGCGCCGGGGCGTCACCCCCAGGTCCCACCCCGAGAAGGTGGCCCAGCGCAAGAGCTCCATGAcgcagctgcagcagtgggtgAACTCGCGCCGCGCCACCGCGCCCACCGAGGAGCTGCGCAG ccccaccaGGTTTTACCCCGTGTCCCGCCGGGTGCCCGATTATTACTCGCCCTACTCGCCGCAGTACCCCGAGGAGTACCAGTACTACCCGCCGGGCGTGCGCCCCGACAGCATCTGCTCCATGCCTGCCTTCGACCGCGTCAGCCCCCCGTGGGCGCTGGAGGACAAACGCCGCTCCTTCCGCAACgggggtcccttccaccccGCCTTCGGCCGCCAGGACGTCCCGCTGTGGCTGCCGGCGCCCTCCAGGCCGCCGAGCTACCTGGACGAGGTGGACGCGGCCTCGGGCTCGCTGCGGAGGATGTCGCTGCAGCCGCGCTCGCGCTCGGTGCCGCGCTcgcccagccagggctcctaCGGCCGTGCCAGGGTTTACTCGCCCGTGCGCTCGCCCAGCGCCCGCTTCGAGCGGCTGCCGCCCCGCGGGGATGAGATTTACGCCGACCCCGCCACCTTCGTGATGCGCAGGTCCATCAGCTCGCCCAAG TACGATTACCTGGGTGACAGGCGGCCCGTCCCGGCCGGGATGTACCCGTACCACTTCCCGGCGTCCCCCACCATCCACGACAAAATG GATGAACTTTTAGACCTTCAGTTGCAAAGAAACCTAGAATATTTGGACCAGCAG ATGAGCGAGAGCGAGACCCTCATCACTATGGTGAACAGGATGGTGGAGACCTCCTCCCCTAGGGCCCAGCTCTACATGCAA GTGACGCCGTTCCCGGAGCCCTACAGGGACACCCTGCACCCCTACAAGATCAGCGAGCAGGACACCGAT AAGCTGCTGGGGAAGCTCTGCGAGCAGAACAAGGTGCTGCgggagcaggagaggctggTGCAGCAGCTCCGCGCTGAGAAG GAGAGCCTGGAGAGTGCCctgatggggacacaccagGAGCTGGAGATGTTTGGGAGCCAGCCTGCCTACCCGGAGAAGCTGCTGCACAAGAAGGAATCGCTGCAGAACCAGCTCATCAACATCCGCGTGGAGCTGTCCCAGGCCAGCACG gCCCTGGCAAACAGCACGGCCGAGTACGAGAGCCTGGAGAGCGAGGTGTCCACCCTGCACGATGacctctgggagcagctcaACCTGGacatccag AACGAGATGCTCAACAGGCAGATCCAGAGGGAGATCTGGCGGATCCAGGACGTGATGGAGGGGCTGAGGAAGAACAACCCCTCCCGAGGCACCGACACGGCCAAGCACCGAG TGGCCCTGGGCCCCTCGGGCACGTACAGCTCcaacagccctgccagccccctgagctctgccagcctcACCAGCCCCCTGAGCCCCTTCTCCCTCATCTCCGGCTCCCAGGGATCGCCCACCAAGCCCGGCCCTGGCGAG GAACCGGGCCCGCCTCGACCTCCCCTCCCCAAGTCCTACGTGCCCCTGGAGTCTCCTCCGGCCGTTCCTCCGCTCCCCAGCGAGAGCCGCCTCTGGCCCTACCCCGCCTCCCCTTCCTGGCACCAAGGAGAGGCCAAGCGGGGACAG cccaaaccaggcctggagcagagcaagaAGGAGccgccccggcccagcccccCCGGCCCCACACCCGAGGGGCTCCCACAGACCCGCCCGGAGCACGACGGCGACAAACAAGCAGCTCTCAACAAGG TGGGAATCGTCCCGCCCAGGACCAAATCTCcggcggaggaggaggcggcgccCAGGAGGAATGGCCTGGCCAACGGGCTCAGCTCCCGG GAGAGACCCAAGAGCGCCGTGTTCGCCACCGAGACCAAGGTGAAGATGAGCGTGGAGGAGCAGATCGACCGCATGAAGCGCCACCAGAGCGGCTCCATGAAGGAGAAGCGGCGCAGCCTGCAGCTCCCCGGCCCGCAGCCGCTGCCCGGCCCCCAGCCCGAGCCGCCCGGCACCAAAACCCCCTCGTCCTACAAG GTGCGGCGGCACCGCAGCATCCACGAGGTGGACATCTCGGACCTGGAGGCCGCGCTGCGCTCCGACGAGCCCGACAAGGTGTACGAGACGCCGCAGGAGGAGATCGCCCGGCTGAGGAAGATGGAGCTGGAGCCGCAGCACTACGACGTGGACATCCACAAGGAG ctgtccacGCCGGACAAAGTCCTGATCCCCGAGCGCTACGTGGAGCTGGAGCCAGAATCGCCCCTCAGCCCTGAGGAGATGaaggagaagcagaagaagGTGGAAAGGATCAAGACTCTCATTGCCAAATCCAG CCTGCAGAACGTCATCCCCCTGGCTGAGGGGGAGGTGGACACCCCGCAGGACCCTgaggtgcagctgcaggagcaggagaagaggATCGAGatctcctgtgccctggctgccGAGGCCTCGCGCCGCGGCCGGATGCTCTCGG CTCAGTGCgccacccccagccctcccacctccccagcCTCCCCGACTCCACCGACCAACCCCCTCTCGTccgagccgccccgggccgacAGCAGCCACCTCATGCGGGTGTGA
- the PLEKHA6 gene encoding pleckstrin homology domain-containing family A member 6 isoform X1, with translation MSSKAGSKRPATVPSEPPNHAMVAEVPPERPGGRAPRSSRKGIAFGKRSNSMKRNPNAAVTKSGWLYKQASSGVKQWNKRWFVLVDRCLFYYKDEKEENILGSIPLLSFRVAAVQPSDNISRKHTFKVTVCWVEELPAGNGQSLSPPQAEHAGIRTYFFSAENTEEQESWIQAMGEAARVQIPPSQRHEKPDSENIPPSKHHHHHHCNAAHREHPKAEPDTKTRGEGDGRGSEKMERKPSERADGKKDPLAKTNGLVGQEPPSEPGSPYPEGPRGPASAERPAQPNGWPYPSPSRPGSTTFPPAGDGDSGAQRRGVTPRSHPEKVAQRKSSMTQLQQWVNSRRATAPTEELRSPTRFYPVSRRVPDYYSPYSPQYPEEYQYYPPGVRPDSICSMPAFDRVSPPWALEDKRRSFRNGGPFHPAFGRQDVPLWLPAPSRPPSYLDEVDAASGSLRRMSLQPRSRSVPRSPSQGSYGRARVYSPVRSPSARFERLPPRGDEIYADPATFVMRRSISSPKYDYLGDRRPVPAGMYPYHFPASPTIHDKMDELLDLQLQRNLEYLDQQMSESETLITMVNRMVETSSPRAQLYMQVTPFPEPYRDTLHPYKISEQDTDKLLGKLCEQNKVLREQERLVQQLRAEKESLESALMGTHQELEMFGSQPAYPEKLLHKKESLQNQLINIRVELSQASTALANSTAEYESLESEVSTLHDDLWEQLNLDIQNEMLNRQIQREIWRIQDVMEGLRKNNPSRGTDTAKHRVALGPSGTYSSNSPASPLSSASLTSPLSPFSLISGSQGSPTKPGPGEEPGPPRPPLPKSYVPLESPPAVPPLPSESRLWPYPASPSWHQGEAKRGQPKPGLEQSKKEPPRPSPPGPTPEGLPQTRPEHDGDKQAALNKVGIVPPRTKSPAEEEAAPRRNGLANGLSSRERPKSAVFATETKVKMSVEEQIDRMKRHQSGSMKEKRRSLQLPGPQPLPGPQPEPPGTKTPSSYKVVRRHRSIHEVDISDLEAALRSDEPDKVYETPQEEIARLRKMELEPQHYDVDIHKELSTPDKVLIPERYVELEPESPLSPEEMKEKQKKVERIKTLIAKSSLQNVIPLAEGEVDTPQDPEVQLQEQEKRIEISCALAAEASRRGRMLSAQCATPSPPTSPASPTPPTNPLSSEPPRADSSHLMRV, from the exons ATGTCCAGCAAGGCGGGCAGCAAGCGGCCGGCCACCGTCCCCAGCGAGCCCCCCAACCACGCCATGGTGGCTGAGGTGCCCCCGGAGCGCCCCGGAGGCCGG GCTCCGCGCTCATCCCGCAAGGGCATCGCCTTCGGGAAGCGCTCCAACTCCATGAAGAGGAACCCCAACGCCGCTGTCACCAAGAGCGGGTGGCTCTACAAGCAG GCCAGCTCGGGGGTGAAGCAGTGGAACAAGCGCTGGTTTGTGCTGGTGGATCGCTGCCTCTTCTACTACAAAG ACGAGAAGGAGGAGAACATCCTgggcagcatccccctgctcaGCTTCCGCGTGGCCGCCGTGCAGCCCTCGGACAACATCAGCAGGAAGCACACGTTCAAG GTGACGGTGTGCTGGGTGGAGGAGCTGCCGGCGGGTAACGGGCAGTCCCTGTCTCCTCCCCAGGCCGAGCACGCCGGGATCCGCACCTACTTCTTCAGTGCTGAGAACACGGAGGAGCAGGAGTCCTGGATCCAGGCCATGGGCGAGGCCGCCCGCGTGCAGATCCCGCCGAGCCAGAG GCACGAGAAGCCAGACTCAGAGAACATCCCCCCCagcaaacaccaccaccaccaccactgcaACGCCGCCCACCGCGAGCACCCCAAGGCTGAACCCGACACCAAGACCCGTGGCGAGGGCGACGGCCGTGGCTCGGAGAAGATGGAGCGGAAGCCGTCGGAGCGGGCGGACGGCAAGAAGGATCCTCTGGCCAAAACCAATGGCCTGGTTGGGCAAGAGCCGCCCTCGGAGCCGGGCAGTCCCTACCCCGAGGGGCCGCGGGGGCCGGCGAGCGCCGAGCGGCCGGCACAGCCCAACGGGTGGCCGTACCCCTCGCCCAGCCGGCCCGGCAGCACCACCTTCCCCCCGGCGGGTGACGGTGACAGCGGGGCCCAGCGCCGGGGCGTCACCCCCAGGTCCCACCCCGAGAAGGTGGCCCAGCGCAAGAGCTCCATGAcgcagctgcagcagtgggtgAACTCGCGCCGCGCCACCGCGCCCACCGAGGAGCTGCGCAG ccccaccaGGTTTTACCCCGTGTCCCGCCGGGTGCCCGATTATTACTCGCCCTACTCGCCGCAGTACCCCGAGGAGTACCAGTACTACCCGCCGGGCGTGCGCCCCGACAGCATCTGCTCCATGCCTGCCTTCGACCGCGTCAGCCCCCCGTGGGCGCTGGAGGACAAACGCCGCTCCTTCCGCAACgggggtcccttccaccccGCCTTCGGCCGCCAGGACGTCCCGCTGTGGCTGCCGGCGCCCTCCAGGCCGCCGAGCTACCTGGACGAGGTGGACGCGGCCTCGGGCTCGCTGCGGAGGATGTCGCTGCAGCCGCGCTCGCGCTCGGTGCCGCGCTcgcccagccagggctcctaCGGCCGTGCCAGGGTTTACTCGCCCGTGCGCTCGCCCAGCGCCCGCTTCGAGCGGCTGCCGCCCCGCGGGGATGAGATTTACGCCGACCCCGCCACCTTCGTGATGCGCAGGTCCATCAGCTCGCCCAAG TACGATTACCTGGGTGACAGGCGGCCCGTCCCGGCCGGGATGTACCCGTACCACTTCCCGGCGTCCCCCACCATCCACGACAAAATG GATGAACTTTTAGACCTTCAGTTGCAAAGAAACCTAGAATATTTGGACCAGCAG ATGAGCGAGAGCGAGACCCTCATCACTATGGTGAACAGGATGGTGGAGACCTCCTCCCCTAGGGCCCAGCTCTACATGCAA GTGACGCCGTTCCCGGAGCCCTACAGGGACACCCTGCACCCCTACAAGATCAGCGAGCAGGACACCGAT AAGCTGCTGGGGAAGCTCTGCGAGCAGAACAAGGTGCTGCgggagcaggagaggctggTGCAGCAGCTCCGCGCTGAGAAG GAGAGCCTGGAGAGTGCCctgatggggacacaccagGAGCTGGAGATGTTTGGGAGCCAGCCTGCCTACCCGGAGAAGCTGCTGCACAAGAAGGAATCGCTGCAGAACCAGCTCATCAACATCCGCGTGGAGCTGTCCCAGGCCAGCACG gCCCTGGCAAACAGCACGGCCGAGTACGAGAGCCTGGAGAGCGAGGTGTCCACCCTGCACGATGacctctgggagcagctcaACCTGGacatccag AACGAGATGCTCAACAGGCAGATCCAGAGGGAGATCTGGCGGATCCAGGACGTGATGGAGGGGCTGAGGAAGAACAACCCCTCCCGAGGCACCGACACGGCCAAGCACCGAG TGGCCCTGGGCCCCTCGGGCACGTACAGCTCcaacagccctgccagccccctgagctctgccagcctcACCAGCCCCCTGAGCCCCTTCTCCCTCATCTCCGGCTCCCAGGGATCGCCCACCAAGCCCGGCCCTGGCGAG GAACCGGGCCCGCCTCGACCTCCCCTCCCCAAGTCCTACGTGCCCCTGGAGTCTCCTCCGGCCGTTCCTCCGCTCCCCAGCGAGAGCCGCCTCTGGCCCTACCCCGCCTCCCCTTCCTGGCACCAAGGAGAGGCCAAGCGGGGACAG cccaaaccaggcctggagcagagcaagaAGGAGccgccccggcccagcccccCCGGCCCCACACCCGAGGGGCTCCCACAGACCCGCCCGGAGCACGACGGCGACAAACAAGCAGCTCTCAACAAGG TGGGAATCGTCCCGCCCAGGACCAAATCTCcggcggaggaggaggcggcgccCAGGAGGAATGGCCTGGCCAACGGGCTCAGCTCCCGG GAGAGACCCAAGAGCGCCGTGTTCGCCACCGAGACCAAGGTGAAGATGAGCGTGGAGGAGCAGATCGACCGCATGAAGCGCCACCAGAGCGGCTCCATGAAGGAGAAGCGGCGCAGCCTGCAGCTCCCCGGCCCGCAGCCGCTGCCCGGCCCCCAGCCCGAGCCGCCCGGCACCAAAACCCCCTCGTCCTACAAGGTG GTGCGGCGGCACCGCAGCATCCACGAGGTGGACATCTCGGACCTGGAGGCCGCGCTGCGCTCCGACGAGCCCGACAAGGTGTACGAGACGCCGCAGGAGGAGATCGCCCGGCTGAGGAAGATGGAGCTGGAGCCGCAGCACTACGACGTGGACATCCACAAGGAG ctgtccacGCCGGACAAAGTCCTGATCCCCGAGCGCTACGTGGAGCTGGAGCCAGAATCGCCCCTCAGCCCTGAGGAGATGaaggagaagcagaagaagGTGGAAAGGATCAAGACTCTCATTGCCAAATCCAG CCTGCAGAACGTCATCCCCCTGGCTGAGGGGGAGGTGGACACCCCGCAGGACCCTgaggtgcagctgcaggagcaggagaagaggATCGAGatctcctgtgccctggctgccGAGGCCTCGCGCCGCGGCCGGATGCTCTCGG CTCAGTGCgccacccccagccctcccacctccccagcCTCCCCGACTCCACCGACCAACCCCCTCTCGTccgagccgccccgggccgacAGCAGCCACCTCATGCGGGTGTGA